A DNA window from Variovorax sp. J2L1-78 contains the following coding sequences:
- a CDS encoding Na+/H+ antiporter subunit E, translating to MRKILPSPPLSLALFVVWLLLNQSLHVATMVFAAILAVVVPLITQGLRPAAVRMRRPLVALRLTGTVLRDLLHSALTVGRALLTRRTPQIRSAFVEMPLTLRDPNALAVLAMIFCLAPGTAWGEVSLDRSKLLLHVFDLEDEAAFIEMVRTRYERPLMEIFES from the coding sequence ATGCGCAAGATCCTTCCATCGCCGCCGTTGTCGCTGGCGCTCTTCGTCGTCTGGCTGCTGCTGAACCAGTCGCTGCACGTCGCGACGATGGTGTTCGCCGCCATCCTCGCGGTGGTGGTGCCGCTCATCACCCAGGGCCTGCGGCCCGCGGCCGTGCGCATGCGCCGGCCGCTGGTGGCGCTGCGCCTGACCGGCACGGTGCTGCGCGACCTGCTGCATTCGGCGCTGACCGTCGGCCGTGCGCTGCTCACCCGCCGCACGCCGCAGATCCGCAGCGCCTTCGTCGAGATGCCGCTGACCCTGCGCGACCCGAACGCTTTGGCCGTGCTCGCCATGATCTTCTGCCTGGCGCCCGGCACGGCCTGGGGCGAGGTCTCGCTCGACCGCAGCAAGCTGCTGCTGCACGTGTTCGACCTGGAGGACGAAGCCGCCTTCATTGAGATGGTCCGCACGCGCTACGAGCGCCCGCTGATGGAGATCTTCGAATCATGA
- a CDS encoding K+/H+ antiporter subunit F produces the protein MTPILFWALKGALFLLAVAMLCAVWRLLIGPTAQDRVMALDCLYINGMLMMLVLGINYASNVYFEAAMLIALFGFVGSTALAKFLLRGEVIE, from the coding sequence ATGACGCCCATCCTCTTCTGGGCCCTCAAGGGCGCCCTCTTCCTGCTGGCCGTGGCGATGCTGTGCGCCGTCTGGCGTCTGCTGATCGGCCCCACCGCGCAAGACCGCGTGATGGCGCTGGATTGCCTCTACATCAACGGCATGCTGATGATGCTGGTGCTGGGCATCAACTACGCGAGCAACGTGTACTTCGAGGCGGCGATGCTGATCGCGCTGTTCGGTTTCGTGGGATCGACCGCGCTGGCGAAGTTCCTGCTGCGCGGCGAGGTGATCGAATGA
- the mnhG gene encoding monovalent cation/H(+) antiporter subunit G — MNIVPDFIIGPLPLWAEILTGLFAVLGAAFAAVGSFGLVRLPTFFHRIHAPTLGATAGVWCLTIATIVYFSVQGYNLFLHAVLIALFVALTAPVTTIFLMRAALFRERQKGGNVPPTTDRGD, encoded by the coding sequence ATGAACATCGTCCCCGACTTCATCATCGGCCCGCTGCCGCTGTGGGCGGAGATCCTCACCGGCCTGTTCGCGGTGCTCGGCGCGGCCTTCGCCGCCGTGGGCTCCTTCGGCCTGGTGCGGCTGCCGACCTTCTTCCACCGCATCCATGCGCCCACGCTGGGCGCCACGGCCGGCGTGTGGTGCCTGACCATCGCGACCATCGTCTACTTCTCGGTGCAGGGCTACAACCTGTTCCTGCACGCCGTGCTGATCGCGCTGTTCGTCGCGCTGACCGCGCCGGTCACCACAATCTTCCTGATGCGGGCGGCGCTGTTCCGCGAACGCCAGAAGGGCGGCAACGTGCCGCCGACCACCGACCGCGGGGACTGA
- a CDS encoding YkgJ family cysteine cluster protein produces MDCRPGCGACCTAPSISSPIPGMPLGKPAGVPCVQLMADQRCAIFGHPERPACCGGLQPSVEMCGGTRGEAMLWLDRLEAETAP; encoded by the coding sequence ATGGACTGCCGCCCCGGCTGCGGCGCCTGCTGCACCGCACCCTCCATCAGCAGCCCTATTCCAGGGATGCCCCTGGGCAAGCCGGCCGGCGTGCCGTGTGTCCAGCTGATGGCCGACCAGCGTTGCGCCATCTTCGGCCACCCGGAGCGCCCGGCCTGCTGCGGCGGACTGCAGCCTTCGGTGGAGATGTGTGGCGGCACGCGGGGCGAGGCGATGCTGTGGCTCGACCGGCTGGAAGCTGAAACGGCGCCTTGA
- a CDS encoding XdhC family protein, whose product MENLDVMVLRTLRDWRLAGRRALLTTVVRTWGSSPRPVGSIMALAEDGAVVGSVSGGCIEDDLIARYSRLHGATEPMPAGGAPALVKYGITADEAHRFGLPCGGTLELLLEYDPEPASLEALVASLEQGRLMQRTVSLADGRVTLAEASSPAALSVDERQLVNTFGPEYRMLLIGAGQLAEYLATMAKFSGFAVTLCDPRVEYRSAWAVPGVTVTTEMPDDAVTAFRPDRRSCVVALTHDPKLDDLALLEALATDAFYVGAIGSRRNAEARRARMVEHFDQTAESLARLRGPIGIYIGSKTPPEIAVSVMAEILAVKNAVALPRETAVANAKTLQEALG is encoded by the coding sequence ATGGAAAACCTCGACGTCATGGTGCTGCGCACCCTGCGCGACTGGCGGCTCGCCGGCCGCCGCGCGTTGCTCACGACGGTGGTGCGCACGTGGGGATCGTCGCCGCGCCCGGTCGGCTCGATCATGGCGCTGGCCGAAGATGGCGCGGTCGTCGGGTCGGTGTCTGGCGGCTGCATCGAGGACGACCTGATCGCGCGCTACAGCCGCCTGCATGGCGCCACCGAGCCGATGCCCGCGGGCGGCGCACCGGCGCTGGTCAAGTACGGCATCACGGCCGACGAGGCGCACCGCTTCGGGCTGCCGTGTGGCGGCACGCTCGAGCTGCTGCTGGAGTACGACCCCGAGCCGGCGTCGCTCGAAGCGCTGGTCGCATCGCTGGAGCAGGGCCGCCTGATGCAGCGCACCGTGTCGCTCGCCGACGGCCGCGTGACGCTGGCCGAGGCGTCGTCGCCCGCGGCGCTGAGCGTGGACGAGCGCCAGCTGGTCAACACCTTCGGCCCCGAGTACCGCATGCTGCTGATCGGCGCCGGCCAGCTGGCCGAGTACCTCGCGACCATGGCCAAGTTCAGCGGTTTCGCCGTCACGCTGTGCGACCCGCGGGTCGAGTACCGCAGCGCGTGGGCCGTGCCCGGCGTGACCGTGACCACCGAGATGCCCGACGACGCGGTGACCGCCTTCCGGCCCGACCGCCGCAGCTGCGTGGTCGCGCTCACGCACGACCCGAAGCTCGACGACCTGGCGCTGCTCGAAGCCCTGGCGACCGACGCCTTCTACGTCGGCGCGATCGGCTCGCGCCGCAATGCCGAGGCCCGGCGCGCGCGCATGGTCGAGCATTTCGACCAGACGGCCGAATCGCTGGCGCGCCTGCGCGGGCCGATCGGCATCTACATCGGCAGCAAGACGCCGCCCGAGATCGCGGTGAGCGTCATGGCGGAAATCCTGGCGGTGAAGAACGCGGTGGCGCTGCCGCGGGAGACCGCCGTGGCGAACGCCAAGACCCTGCAGGAAGCGCTGGGCTGA
- a CDS encoding CoxG family protein translates to MEMLGNRRLGVTQQQAWDALNDPETLKKCIPGCDKFELTGDNQYTVTAAVKVGPVSAKFAGKVTLTDIAPPDGYKLSFEGQGGVAGFAKGASSVTLKPVPDNASACELDYTVQAQVGGKIAQLGQRLIDGAAKSTADDFFKRFDAEMQRRYGPAPAEGEAVAEEKKGAVAGFMQKMGLGGKKEPDAG, encoded by the coding sequence ATGGAAATGCTCGGCAACCGCCGTCTCGGCGTCACGCAGCAACAGGCGTGGGACGCGCTCAACGACCCGGAGACGTTGAAGAAGTGCATCCCCGGCTGCGACAAGTTCGAGCTGACGGGCGACAACCAGTACACCGTGACTGCCGCCGTCAAGGTGGGTCCGGTGTCCGCCAAGTTCGCCGGCAAGGTCACGCTGACCGACATCGCACCGCCCGACGGCTACAAGCTCAGCTTCGAAGGCCAGGGCGGGGTGGCGGGCTTCGCCAAGGGCGCGTCCAGCGTCACGCTCAAGCCGGTGCCGGACAATGCGAGCGCCTGCGAGCTCGACTACACCGTGCAGGCCCAGGTGGGCGGCAAGATCGCGCAACTCGGCCAGCGGCTGATCGACGGCGCAGCCAAGTCGACCGCCGACGACTTCTTCAAGCGCTTCGACGCCGAGATGCAGCGCCGCTACGGCCCTGCGCCGGCCGAGGGCGAGGCGGTCGCGGAAGAGAAGAAGGGGGCGGTCGCCGGCTTCATGCAGAAGATGGGGCTGGGCGGCAAGAAGGAACCGGACGCGGGCTGA
- a CDS encoding vWA domain-containing protein, protein MEQLGDARRGKMAGNIAGFGRALRRAGVPTDAARIALATEAAVLVGVDARDDLCAAMEAVMVSREQDRLVFRELFDAWFRDPELANKMLAQMLPSAEGKMEPAKRRPRVREALAAPREADAPAQGEREIEFDAAMTASDLQRLHHADFNALGAAEYRLVERLARDIALPVPTVPSRRLRVAAGAGTHARMHWPGVLHEAARTGGEMLRLPRLARRAQPLPLLVLIDVSGSMERYARLLLAFLHAATRRAGRRDVFAFGTRLTDLTPAFRLADTDEMLASASAAIDDFAGGTRLGDSLAQLRRAHARRLTGRRTLVLVISDGLDTGEPAVLDQELQWLKRHARRVLWLNPLLRFEGYAPLARGAAMLHRHADAMLAVHNLSALGQLAASLAALMRAGR, encoded by the coding sequence ATGGAGCAGCTCGGTGACGCACGCCGCGGCAAGATGGCCGGCAACATCGCCGGCTTCGGCCGCGCGCTGCGCCGCGCCGGCGTGCCCACCGATGCGGCGCGCATCGCCCTCGCCACCGAAGCGGCCGTGCTGGTCGGCGTCGATGCGCGCGACGACCTCTGCGCGGCGATGGAAGCCGTGATGGTCAGCCGGGAGCAGGACCGTCTCGTCTTCCGCGAACTCTTCGACGCCTGGTTCCGCGACCCCGAGCTCGCCAACAAGATGCTCGCGCAGATGCTGCCGAGCGCCGAAGGCAAGATGGAGCCGGCCAAGCGCCGCCCGCGCGTGCGCGAGGCGCTGGCCGCGCCGCGCGAGGCTGATGCGCCCGCACAGGGCGAGCGCGAAATCGAGTTCGACGCGGCCATGACCGCCAGCGATTTGCAGCGCCTGCACCATGCGGACTTCAATGCGCTCGGTGCTGCGGAGTACCGATTGGTCGAGCGTCTGGCGCGCGACATCGCGCTGCCCGTGCCCACCGTGCCGTCGCGGCGCCTTCGTGTGGCGGCCGGCGCCGGCACGCATGCGCGCATGCACTGGCCCGGCGTGCTGCACGAGGCGGCGCGCACCGGCGGCGAGATGCTGCGCCTGCCGCGGCTGGCGCGCCGCGCGCAGCCTTTGCCGCTGCTGGTGCTGATCGACGTCTCCGGCTCCATGGAGCGCTATGCCCGCCTGCTGCTCGCCTTCCTGCATGCGGCCACGCGTCGTGCCGGGCGGCGCGACGTGTTCGCCTTCGGCACGCGCCTGACCGATCTGACGCCGGCCTTTCGACTGGCCGACACCGACGAGATGCTCGCGAGCGCGAGCGCGGCCATCGACGACTTCGCCGGCGGCACGCGGCTGGGTGATTCGCTCGCGCAACTGCGGCGCGCGCATGCCCGGCGCCTGACCGGCCGACGCACGCTGGTGCTGGTCATCAGCGACGGCCTGGACACCGGCGAGCCGGCCGTGCTCGACCAGGAACTGCAATGGCTCAAGCGCCATGCGCGCCGTGTGCTGTGGCTCAACCCGCTGCTGCGTTTCGAGGGCTACGCTCCCCTTGCGCGCGGTGCGGCCATGCTCCACCGCCATGCGGACGCGATGCTGGCGGTCCACAATCTCAGCGCGCTCGGCCAGCTGGCGGCGAGCCTGGCGGCGCTGATGCGTGCCGGCCGTTGA
- a CDS encoding AAA family ATPase, whose translation MIFSSIDAVAAGLQQAGYFADRRLATAVFLALKLQRPLLLEGEPGVGKTELAKALSTALQRELLRLQCYDGLEQREALYEWNYAAQLLHMRAAEAHGASSDIESEVYQPRYLIRRPLLQALQTPAPGAVLLIDEVDRADEPFEAFLLEYLGEYQVSIPELGTITAAVPPVTLLTSNRTRELNDAVKRRCLYHWLDYPERERELAIVRAQVPEAGEALSKQVADFVGRLRSAPFASAFQRAPGIAESVEWARALVALDALVLDPEVVVDTAGILFKQRDDVAAVTQALAAELLQPEDAGA comes from the coding sequence GTGATCTTCTCCAGCATCGACGCCGTCGCCGCCGGCCTTCAGCAGGCCGGCTACTTCGCCGACCGGCGCCTCGCCACCGCGGTCTTCCTGGCGCTCAAGCTGCAGCGGCCGCTGCTGCTTGAAGGCGAGCCTGGCGTGGGCAAGACCGAACTGGCCAAGGCGCTGTCGACGGCGCTGCAGCGCGAACTGCTGCGCCTGCAGTGCTACGACGGCCTGGAGCAGCGCGAGGCGCTGTATGAATGGAACTACGCCGCGCAGCTGTTGCACATGCGCGCCGCGGAGGCGCATGGCGCCTCCAGCGACATCGAGTCCGAGGTCTACCAGCCCCGCTACCTGATCCGCCGCCCCTTGCTGCAGGCGCTGCAGACGCCCGCGCCGGGCGCGGTGCTGCTGATCGACGAAGTGGACCGCGCCGATGAGCCCTTCGAGGCCTTCCTGCTCGAGTACCTGGGCGAGTACCAGGTGAGCATTCCCGAACTCGGCACCATCACCGCCGCGGTGCCGCCGGTGACCCTCCTCACCAGCAACCGCACGCGCGAACTCAACGACGCGGTCAAGCGCCGCTGCCTCTACCACTGGCTCGACTATCCCGAGCGTGAGCGCGAGCTGGCCATCGTGCGCGCCCAGGTGCCCGAGGCTGGCGAGGCGCTGTCGAAGCAGGTGGCCGATTTCGTGGGCCGGCTGCGCAGCGCGCCGTTCGCCAGCGCCTTCCAGCGCGCACCCGGCATCGCCGAGAGCGTGGAATGGGCGCGGGCGTTGGTCGCGCTCGATGCGCTGGTGCTCGACCCCGAGGTGGTGGTCGACACCGCCGGGATCCTCTTCAAGCAGCGCGACGATGTGGCCGCGGTCACGCAGGCGCTGGCCGCCGAGTTGCTGCAGCCGGAGGACGCGGGCGCCTGA
- a CDS encoding FAD binding domain-containing protein, translating into MYPFTLERPASVADAAKLTTAGGKPLAGGQTLLASMKLRLSAPEQLVDLGGIAELAGIRKDGDTLVIGAMARHLAVANDAAVKSAYPALADLASRIGDRQVRAMGTLGGSVANNDPAACYPAAVLASGATIVTDKREIAADDFFQGLFTTALDEGELITAIRFPVPKSAHYEKLRQKASHFPLVGVFIAQYDAGVRVAITGAGNGVFRHTGLEDALNQSFTPEAAAAVKIDASDLNSDLHASAPYRANLISVLTQRAVRAALG; encoded by the coding sequence ATGTATCCCTTCACCCTCGAACGTCCGGCCAGCGTGGCCGATGCCGCGAAGCTCACCACCGCCGGCGGCAAGCCGCTGGCCGGCGGGCAGACCTTGCTGGCCTCGATGAAGCTTCGCCTCTCCGCACCCGAGCAACTGGTCGACCTCGGCGGCATCGCCGAACTCGCCGGCATCCGGAAGGACGGCGACACGCTCGTCATCGGCGCGATGGCGCGCCACCTGGCCGTGGCGAACGATGCCGCGGTCAAGTCGGCCTACCCGGCGCTGGCCGACCTCGCCTCGCGTATCGGCGACCGGCAGGTGCGCGCCATGGGCACGCTCGGCGGCTCGGTCGCCAACAACGACCCGGCCGCCTGCTACCCAGCCGCCGTGCTGGCCTCGGGTGCGACCATCGTCACCGACAAGCGCGAGATCGCAGCCGACGACTTTTTCCAGGGCCTGTTCACCACGGCGCTGGACGAGGGCGAGCTGATCACCGCGATCCGCTTCCCGGTCCCGAAGAGCGCGCACTACGAAAAGCTGCGCCAGAAGGCGTCGCACTTCCCGCTGGTCGGCGTGTTCATCGCGCAGTACGACGCGGGCGTGCGCGTGGCCATCACCGGTGCGGGCAACGGCGTGTTCCGCCACACCGGCCTGGAAGACGCGTTGAACCAGAGCTTCACGCCGGAGGCCGCGGCCGCGGTGAAGATCGATGCCAGCGACCTCAACAGCGACCTGCACGCCTCGGCGCCGTACCGCGCCAACCTGATCAGCGTGCTGACGCAACGCGCCGTCCGCGCCGCGCTGGGTTGA
- a CDS encoding xanthine dehydrogenase family protein molybdopterin-binding subunit, with protein MGASDFANLPHIGEAVRRKEDYRFLTGAGNYTDDVTMAAQSHAIFVRSPHAHATIKSIDIAEASKMPGVIGIFSGKDIEGKMGGLPCGWLINNPDGTPMKEPLHPILAIKKVRYVGDHVAMVVAETVEQAKNAAEAVVVDYDVHTPVVSVVDAAKKQSGVTIHDEAPDNQCYKWTLGDKAGVDAAFANAAHVTKLDLVNNRLIPNPIEPRVAIGNYSRATEEYVLYVSNQNPHVERLLMTAFVLGLPEHKVRVIAPDVGGGFGSKIYLYAEDVCLTWAAKQLNRSIKWTGERSECFLSDAHGRDHVSHAEMAMDSQGKFLALRVHTDANLGAYLSTFSTAIPTILYATLLAGQYATPQIYVEVDAWFTNTAPVDAYRGAGRPEATYLLERLVSRCAWELNLGQDEIRRRNMITSFPYQTPVALQYDTGNFPALLDRANELGEVAGFAARKAESEKKGKLRGIGYSSYIEACGLAPSNVAGALGARAGLFEAGEVRVHPTGSVTVFTGSHSHGQGHETTFAQLVAARLGIPVENVDIVHGDTGRVPFGMGTYGSRSLSVGGTAIMKALDKIETKAKKIAAHLMEASDADIEFANGEFTVKGTDKKIPFGQVALTAYVPHNYPLDKLEPGLNETAFYDPTNFTYPAGTYICEVEIDKGTGEVKIDRFTAVDDFGTIVNPMIVEGQVHGGIVQGIGQALMENCVYDNETGQLLTGSFMDYAMPRAEDFPMFKLDTLSTPCTHNPIGSKGCGEAGAIGSPPAVINAVLDALAPLGVKEFDMPASPHRVWEAMQKGATTPTQQPQTPSLAASTQGRPAA; from the coding sequence ATGGGGGCATCCGATTTCGCCAACCTTCCGCACATCGGCGAGGCGGTCCGCCGCAAGGAGGACTACCGTTTCCTGACCGGCGCCGGCAACTACACCGACGACGTGACCATGGCCGCACAGAGCCATGCCATCTTCGTGCGCTCGCCGCACGCCCACGCCACCATCAAGTCGATCGACATCGCCGAGGCGTCGAAGATGCCGGGCGTGATCGGCATCTTCAGTGGCAAGGACATCGAAGGGAAGATGGGTGGGCTGCCCTGCGGCTGGCTCATCAACAACCCCGACGGCACGCCCATGAAGGAGCCGCTGCACCCGATCCTCGCGATCAAGAAGGTGCGCTACGTCGGCGACCACGTCGCCATGGTCGTGGCCGAGACGGTCGAGCAGGCCAAGAACGCCGCCGAGGCGGTGGTGGTCGACTACGACGTGCACACGCCCGTCGTGAGCGTGGTCGACGCGGCGAAGAAGCAGAGCGGCGTGACCATCCACGACGAGGCGCCCGACAACCAGTGCTACAAGTGGACGCTGGGCGACAAGGCCGGCGTCGACGCCGCCTTCGCGAATGCGGCGCACGTCACGAAGCTCGACCTGGTGAACAACCGGCTGATCCCGAACCCGATCGAGCCGCGCGTGGCCATCGGCAACTACAGCCGCGCGACCGAGGAGTACGTGCTCTACGTGTCGAACCAGAACCCGCACGTCGAGCGCCTGCTGATGACGGCCTTCGTGCTGGGCCTGCCCGAGCACAAGGTGCGCGTCATTGCGCCCGACGTCGGCGGCGGCTTCGGCTCCAAGATCTACCTCTACGCCGAGGACGTGTGCCTGACCTGGGCCGCCAAGCAGCTCAACCGCAGCATCAAGTGGACCGGCGAGCGCTCGGAATGCTTCCTGTCGGACGCGCACGGCCGCGACCACGTGAGCCACGCCGAGATGGCGATGGACAGTCAAGGCAAGTTCCTCGCCCTGCGCGTGCACACCGACGCCAACCTCGGCGCCTATCTGTCGACCTTCTCGACGGCCATCCCGACCATCCTCTACGCGACCTTGCTGGCCGGCCAGTACGCCACGCCGCAGATCTACGTCGAGGTCGATGCCTGGTTCACCAACACCGCGCCGGTCGATGCCTACCGCGGCGCCGGGCGGCCCGAGGCGACCTACCTGCTGGAGCGGCTGGTGTCGCGTTGTGCGTGGGAGCTGAACCTGGGGCAGGACGAGATCCGTCGCCGCAACATGATCACCAGCTTCCCGTACCAGACGCCGGTGGCGCTGCAGTACGACACGGGCAACTTCCCGGCATTGCTGGACCGCGCCAACGAACTCGGCGAGGTCGCGGGTTTCGCCGCACGCAAGGCCGAGAGCGAGAAGAAGGGCAAGCTGCGCGGCATCGGCTATTCCAGCTACATCGAGGCCTGCGGCCTGGCGCCGTCGAACGTGGCAGGCGCACTCGGTGCGCGCGCCGGCCTGTTCGAAGCCGGCGAGGTGCGGGTGCATCCGACCGGCAGCGTGACGGTCTTCACCGGCTCGCACAGCCACGGCCAGGGGCACGAGACGACCTTCGCGCAGCTGGTGGCGGCGCGCCTGGGCATCCCGGTCGAGAACGTCGACATCGTGCATGGCGACACCGGCCGCGTGCCTTTCGGCATGGGCACGTACGGTTCGCGCTCGCTGTCGGTCGGCGGCACGGCGATCATGAAGGCGCTCGACAAGATCGAGACCAAGGCCAAGAAGATCGCGGCGCACCTGATGGAGGCGAGCGACGCCGACATCGAGTTCGCCAACGGCGAGTTCACCGTCAAGGGCACCGACAAGAAGATTCCCTTCGGCCAGGTGGCGTTGACGGCCTACGTGCCGCACAACTACCCGCTCGACAAGCTGGAGCCGGGCCTGAACGAAACCGCCTTCTACGACCCGACCAACTTCACCTACCCGGCCGGCACCTACATCTGCGAGGTCGAGATCGACAAGGGCACCGGTGAAGTGAAGATCGACCGCTTCACCGCCGTCGACGACTTCGGCACCATCGTCAACCCGATGATCGTCGAGGGCCAGGTGCACGGCGGCATCGTGCAGGGCATCGGCCAGGCGTTGATGGAGAATTGCGTGTACGACAACGAGACCGGGCAACTGCTCACCGGCAGCTTCATGGACTACGCCATGCCGCGCGCCGAGGACTTCCCGATGTTCAAGCTCGACACCTTGAGCACGCCCTGCACGCACAACCCGATCGGCTCCAAGGGCTGCGGCGAGGCAGGTGCCATCGGCTCGCCGCCGGCGGTCATCAATGCCGTGCTCGACGCGCTGGCGCCGCTCGGTGTCAAGGAATTCGACATGCCCGCGTCGCCGCACCGCGTGTGGGAGGCGATGCAAAAGGGCGCCACCACGCCGACGCAGCAACCGCAGACGCCGTCGCTCGCCGCGAGCACCCAGGGCCGTCCGGCCGCTTGA
- a CDS encoding (2Fe-2S)-binding protein: protein MQVSFTVNGRVATVDAPPNTFLVHAIREHLHLTGTHVGCDTAQCGACTVHVNGRAVKSCNVLVGQVAGAEITTIEGIAQPDGTMHPMQAAFKECHGLQCGFCTPGMVMSAIDLCTYHPNSSETEIRALLDGNLCRCTGYQNIVKAVQMGGKDMAAASKPVAA from the coding sequence ATGCAGGTTTCTTTCACCGTCAACGGCCGCGTGGCCACGGTCGACGCTCCCCCCAACACCTTCCTCGTGCACGCCATCCGCGAGCACCTGCACCTGACCGGCACCCATGTGGGTTGCGACACCGCGCAGTGCGGCGCCTGCACCGTCCACGTCAACGGCCGCGCCGTCAAGTCGTGCAACGTGCTGGTCGGTCAGGTGGCCGGTGCCGAGATCACGACCATCGAAGGCATCGCCCAGCCCGACGGCACCATGCACCCGATGCAGGCGGCCTTCAAGGAATGCCACGGCCTGCAATGCGGCTTCTGCACCCCCGGCATGGTGATGAGCGCCATCGACCTGTGCACCTACCACCCCAATTCGAGCGAGACCGAGATCCGCGCGCTGCTCGACGGCAACCTGTGCCGCTGCACCGGCTACCAGAACATCGTGAAAGCGGTGCAGATGGGTGGCAAGGACATGGCCGCCGCATCCAAGCCTGTCGCGGCCTGA
- a CDS encoding helix-turn-helix domain-containing protein: MPLHLPAPPADSARALADGARALAITQARRACIDGMGSAGSASVEPWLLRSWQRCLTAGHRPDQRVVFNSVTRASIQEARERHRALIGAARPVLARLSRAIADTRYFAILTDAQGMVIDVGDLPGGSDEATRRARDIGRVGIDLSERAVGTTAIGAVLAEQAPVWLHRAEHFFDDTGIYSCAGAPLFGPQGDCIGMLDLTGVQVVERPELRHLAALSARSIENALVRAQPHALLLRLNWPGCASGDDADGLLGLDADGRVVASNGTARQMLQQPLARGTAAEPCHASDLFALPFDMLWNAARHGEPIDVPLWSGLRLQAWAQRADAGTNTSAPAVAPRLRDVETALIRKAVEEARGNVAEAARALGISRATVYRKLAARGR; this comes from the coding sequence ATGCCCCTCCACCTCCCCGCTCCCCCTGCCGACAGCGCCCGTGCCCTGGCCGACGGCGCCCGCGCCCTGGCCATCACCCAGGCACGTCGTGCCTGCATCGACGGCATGGGCTCGGCCGGCAGCGCGTCCGTCGAACCCTGGCTGCTACGCTCGTGGCAGCGCTGCCTCACGGCCGGCCACCGGCCAGACCAACGGGTGGTCTTCAACAGCGTGACACGCGCATCGATCCAGGAGGCCCGGGAACGCCACCGCGCGCTGATCGGCGCCGCCCGGCCCGTGCTCGCGCGGCTGTCGCGCGCCATCGCGGACACGCGCTACTTCGCCATCCTCACCGACGCGCAGGGCATGGTCATCGACGTGGGCGATCTGCCTGGCGGCAGCGACGAGGCCACGCGCCGCGCCCGCGACATCGGCCGGGTGGGCATCGACCTGTCCGAGCGCGCCGTCGGCACCACCGCCATCGGCGCGGTGCTGGCCGAGCAGGCGCCGGTGTGGCTGCACCGCGCCGAGCACTTCTTCGACGACACCGGCATCTACAGCTGCGCCGGCGCCCCGCTGTTCGGCCCGCAGGGCGACTGCATCGGCATGCTCGACCTGACCGGCGTGCAGGTGGTCGAGCGGCCCGAGCTGCGGCACCTGGCGGCGCTGTCCGCGCGCAGCATCGAGAACGCGCTGGTGCGCGCGCAGCCGCATGCCCTGCTGCTGCGCTTGAACTGGCCGGGCTGCGCGAGCGGCGACGACGCCGACGGCCTGTTGGGGCTCGACGCCGATGGCCGCGTGGTCGCGAGCAACGGCACCGCGCGCCAGATGCTGCAGCAGCCGCTGGCGCGCGGTACCGCGGCCGAGCCCTGTCACGCGAGCGACCTGTTCGCGCTGCCGTTCGACATGCTGTGGAATGCCGCCCGGCATGGTGAGCCGATCGACGTGCCGCTGTGGTCCGGCCTGCGGCTGCAGGCCTGGGCACAGCGGGCCGATGCGGGCACGAACACATCCGCGCCAGCCGTGGCGCCGCGCCTGCGCGACGTGGAAACCGCGCTGATCCGCAAGGCGGTGGAGGAAGCCCGCGGCAACGTGGCCGAAGCCGCACGCGCGCTGGGCATCAGCCGTGCGACGGTCTACCGCAAGCTGGCGGCGCGCGGCCGCTGA